In the Magnetospirillum sp. WYHS-4 genome, one interval contains:
- a CDS encoding proteasome-type protease — protein sequence MTYCVAMALGDGLVFASDSRTNAGVDHISTYRKMRVWEQTGKRVLVLLSAGNLAITQAVAAALDRDIRAAEADRNLLQAEDMFSAARLVGQAVRQVHNLDGEALKETGVEFNISLILGGQIRGEAPRLFMIYAAGNFIEATPETPYFQIGETKYGKPIVDRVVTVETDLERAAKCALLSLDSTIRSNMTVGPPIDLLLYRRDAFRVATHQLVSDDDPYFNDLRQRWGKGLRDLFQVLPDPPWKLEG from the coding sequence ATGACCTATTGCGTGGCGATGGCGCTCGGGGATGGACTGGTCTTCGCTTCGGACTCGCGGACCAATGCCGGGGTGGACCATATCTCCACCTACCGCAAGATGCGGGTCTGGGAACAGACGGGGAAGCGGGTGCTGGTGCTGCTCTCGGCCGGCAACCTGGCGATCACCCAGGCGGTGGCGGCGGCGTTGGACCGCGACATCCGCGCCGCCGAAGCCGACCGCAACCTTCTGCAGGCCGAGGACATGTTCTCGGCCGCCCGCCTCGTCGGCCAGGCGGTGCGCCAAGTCCACAACCTGGACGGCGAGGCGCTGAAGGAAACCGGGGTCGAGTTCAACATCTCGCTGATCCTGGGCGGCCAGATCCGGGGCGAGGCGCCAAGGCTGTTCATGATCTACGCGGCCGGCAACTTCATCGAGGCGACGCCGGAAACCCCCTATTTCCAGATCGGCGAGACCAAGTACGGCAAGCCCATCGTGGATCGGGTGGTGACGGTGGAAACCGACCTGGAGCGGGCCGCCAAATGCGCCCTGCTGTCCCTGGATTCGACCATCCGCTCCAACATGACGGTGGGCCCGCCCATCGACCTGCTGCTCTATCGCCGCGACGCCTTTCGCGTCGCCACCCACCAATTGGTCAGCGACGACGATCCCTACTTCAACGACCTGCGCCAGCGCTGGGGCAAGGGCTTGCGCGACCTCTTCCAGGTCCTCCCCGACCCGCCCTGGAAGCTGGAGGGGTAG
- the argF gene encoding ornithine carbamoyltransferase produces the protein MSSPRHFLDIDRLDSATLRHILHLGKACKTRKCPGGKAPLAGKTLALIFEKPSTRTRVSFMVGMQQMGGNTVVLDESGTQLGRGETIADTARVLSRYADVMMIRTNDPAKLEELAAHASIPVINGLTDSSHPCQIMADIMTFEEHRGPIAGHLVAWSGDGNNVAASWVHAAVRFGFTLRLATPKKLAPPKTLLAWAKMEGGDIHWCENPMAAVKGASLVVTDTWVSMNHDDGASRKRLLEPYRVDEALMKTAGRKALFMHCLPAHRGEEVTDGVMDGPHSVVWDEAENRMHAQKGILAWCLGVGD, from the coding sequence ATGAGCAGCCCCCGCCACTTCCTGGATATCGACCGGCTGGATTCGGCCACGCTCCGGCACATCCTCCACCTGGGCAAGGCGTGCAAGACCCGCAAGTGTCCCGGCGGCAAGGCTCCTTTGGCCGGCAAGACCTTGGCCCTGATCTTCGAGAAGCCCTCGACCCGAACCCGGGTTTCCTTCATGGTCGGCATGCAGCAGATGGGCGGCAACACCGTGGTGCTGGACGAATCCGGCACCCAGTTGGGCCGTGGCGAGACCATCGCCGATACCGCACGCGTACTGTCGCGCTATGCGGACGTCATGATGATCCGCACCAACGATCCGGCCAAGCTGGAAGAATTGGCGGCCCACGCGTCGATTCCGGTAATCAACGGGCTCACCGACTCGTCGCATCCCTGCCAGATCATGGCCGACATCATGACCTTCGAGGAACATCGGGGCCCCATCGCCGGCCATCTGGTGGCCTGGAGCGGCGACGGCAACAACGTGGCGGCTTCCTGGGTCCACGCGGCGGTGCGCTTCGGCTTCACCCTGCGCCTCGCCACTCCGAAGAAGCTGGCCCCGCCCAAAACCCTGCTCGCCTGGGCGAAGATGGAAGGCGGGGACATCCATTGGTGCGAGAACCCGATGGCGGCCGTCAAGGGCGCCAGCCTGGTGGTCACCGATACCTGGGTCTCGATGAACCACGACGATGGCGCCTCCCGCAAGCGGCTGCTGGAACCCTACCGGGTCGACGAAGCCCTGATGAAGACGGCCGGCAGGAAGGCCCTGTTCATGCACTGCCTGCCCGCCCATCGCGGCGAGGAGGTCACCGACGGCGTGATGGACGGCCCCCATTCGGTGGTCTGGGACGAGGCCGAGAACCGGATGCACGCCCAGAAGGGCATCCTGGCCTGGTGTCTGGGCGTCGGGGACTGA
- the ndk gene encoding nucleoside-diphosphate kinase gives MAIERTLSIIKPDATARNITGKINAFFEEAGLRIVAQKRLRLTRAQAEGFYAVHKERSFFGELCDYMCSGPVVVQALEGENAILRNREIMGATNPANAAEGTIRKAFGLNVQENSVHGSDSPENAAKEIAYFFSATEVVG, from the coding sequence ATGGCTATCGAACGCACTCTGTCGATCATCAAGCCGGACGCCACCGCCCGCAACATCACGGGCAAGATCAACGCCTTCTTCGAGGAGGCGGGGCTCCGCATCGTGGCCCAGAAGCGCCTGCGCCTGACCCGCGCCCAGGCCGAGGGCTTCTATGCGGTTCACAAGGAACGCTCGTTCTTCGGCGAACTCTGCGACTACATGTGCTCGGGACCGGTGGTGGTCCAGGCGCTGGAAGGCGAGAACGCCATCCTGCGCAACCGCGAGATCATGGGGGCCACCAACCCGGCCAACGCCGCGGAAGGCACCATCCGCAAGGCCTTCGGCCTAAACGTCCAGGAGAACTCGGTGCACGGCTCCGACTCTCCCGAGAACGCGGCCAAGGAAATCGCCTACTTCTTCAGCGCCACCGAAGTGGTCGGCTGA
- a CDS encoding alpha/beta hydrolase, translating into MKGAWLFRIGAAAVVAALFMWWTGQPGRLIEAGLVLLDVRAGRDGASPLREQVPQPRRLVLPGGDLYEPGQGARAGVVLVPGATPAGKDDRAVVAFAQSLARARFRVLVPEIPGLRGLRLGSADSEPIAAALVELSARQEPRQPLGLVAVSYAAGPAMVALAGPGAAERVDFAVLVGGYHDIETLLTYVTTGHFRDRPGEPWQRREPLAPGKWVFLQSYAERLDSPGDRALLSEMAWRRLADRDADIAALEAGLGPEGQAVASLLENRDPEKVPALLAALPSAIKEELARLDPKRLPLGALKARFVLIHGRGDPFIPESESRAFARALFPGQASLYLANGLEHVVPRPAGPGDLVTLLRATDRILQLRDGR; encoded by the coding sequence GTGAAGGGTGCCTGGCTTTTCCGGATCGGGGCGGCGGCGGTGGTCGCCGCCCTGTTCATGTGGTGGACCGGCCAGCCGGGCCGTCTGATCGAGGCGGGGCTGGTGCTGCTGGACGTCCGCGCCGGACGCGATGGCGCCAGCCCGTTGCGCGAGCAGGTTCCCCAGCCCCGCCGCCTTGTTCTGCCCGGCGGCGATCTCTACGAGCCGGGCCAAGGGGCGCGGGCCGGTGTCGTCCTGGTGCCCGGTGCGACACCGGCCGGCAAGGATGATCGGGCCGTGGTCGCCTTCGCCCAAAGCCTGGCCCGCGCCCGCTTCCGCGTCCTGGTGCCCGAGATTCCCGGCCTGCGCGGCCTCAGGCTGGGCAGCGCCGACAGCGAACCCATCGCCGCCGCCCTCGTCGAACTGTCGGCGCGGCAGGAACCCCGCCAACCCCTGGGGCTGGTGGCTGTCTCCTACGCTGCCGGCCCCGCCATGGTGGCACTGGCGGGCCCCGGCGCGGCGGAACGGGTCGATTTCGCGGTGCTGGTGGGCGGCTACCACGACATCGAAACCCTGCTGACCTACGTGACCACCGGCCATTTCCGCGACCGTCCCGGCGAGCCGTGGCAACGGCGGGAACCGCTCGCTCCCGGCAAGTGGGTCTTCCTGCAATCCTACGCGGAACGGCTGGACTCGCCCGGCGACCGGGCCCTGCTGTCCGAAATGGCGTGGCGCCGCCTGGCAGACCGCGATGCCGATATCGCCGCCCTGGAAGCCGGCCTTGGCCCGGAGGGCCAAGCGGTCGCCAGCCTGTTGGAAAACCGTGATCCCGAGAAGGTTCCCGCCCTGCTGGCCGCCCTGCCATCGGCGATCAAGGAGGAACTGGCGCGCCTCGATCCCAAACGCCTGCCGCTGGGGGCGCTCAAGGCCCGCTTCGTGCTGATCCACGGCCGGGGCGATCCCTTCATCCCGGAAAGCGAGAGCCGCGCTTTCGCCCGCGCCCTCTTTCCCGGCCAGGCCAGCCTTTACCTGGCGAACGGGCTGGAGCACGTGGTGCCCCGCCCGGCCGGCCCGGGGGATCTGGTCACCCTGCTGCGGGCCACCGACCGGATTCTACAGCTACGCGACGGGCGGTGA
- a CDS encoding circularly permuted type 2 ATP-grasp protein gives MAFDEMKSPDGGVRAPYRAYEHWLLSAAPETLPAKHAQADELFRRLGITFAVYGDEEGTERLIPFDPIPRILSRSEWRTLSDGCCQRVRALNAFLKDIYHGQEILKAGVIPREQVLVNRYYRPEMQGLDVARDVYVHIAGVDVVRTAPGEFHVLEDNLRSPSGVSYMLENRAMMMRLFPELFARHRVAPVEAYPERLLANLRAVAPPACPGEPTVVLLTPGYYNSAYFEHAFLAEQMGIELVEGRDLFVDEGRVWMRTTRGPKRVDVIYRRIDDEFLDPLAFRPDSALGVPGLLSVYRAGGVTLANAIGTGVADDKATYLFVPEMIRFYLGEEPILANVRTWRLSKPDDRRYVLEHLPELVVKEVHGSGGYGMLVGPAASQKEIEDFRTRILAHPEVYIAQPTLALSTCPTLVEQGIAPRHVDLRPYVLMGERPVLVPGGLTRVALREGSLVVNSSQGGGTKDTWVLEDDPC, from the coding sequence ATGGCATTCGACGAGATGAAATCGCCCGATGGCGGGGTGCGGGCACCCTACCGGGCCTATGAGCATTGGCTGCTTTCCGCTGCGCCTGAAACCTTGCCGGCCAAGCATGCCCAGGCCGACGAACTGTTCCGCCGCCTCGGCATCACCTTCGCGGTCTACGGCGACGAGGAAGGAACCGAACGGCTGATCCCCTTCGATCCCATCCCGCGCATCCTGTCGCGCTCCGAATGGCGGACGCTTTCGGACGGGTGCTGTCAAAGAGTCAGGGCGCTGAATGCCTTCCTCAAGGACATCTATCACGGCCAGGAGATCCTCAAGGCCGGCGTCATCCCCAGGGAGCAGGTGCTGGTCAACCGCTATTATCGGCCCGAGATGCAGGGCTTGGACGTGGCGCGCGACGTCTACGTCCATATCGCCGGCGTCGACGTGGTGCGCACCGCTCCCGGCGAATTCCACGTGCTGGAGGACAACCTGCGTTCGCCGTCCGGAGTCTCCTACATGCTGGAGAACCGGGCTATGATGATGCGGCTGTTCCCCGAGCTGTTCGCCCGCCACCGGGTGGCTCCCGTCGAGGCCTATCCGGAGCGCCTCCTGGCCAACTTGCGGGCCGTCGCCCCGCCCGCCTGCCCTGGCGAGCCGACCGTGGTCCTGCTTACTCCCGGCTACTACAACAGCGCCTATTTCGAGCATGCCTTCCTGGCCGAGCAGATGGGCATCGAACTGGTGGAAGGCCGCGACCTGTTCGTCGACGAGGGCCGGGTCTGGATGCGTACCACCCGCGGCCCCAAGCGGGTCGACGTGATCTACCGGCGCATCGACGACGAGTTTCTCGACCCCCTGGCCTTCCGGCCCGATTCGGCCTTGGGCGTGCCGGGGCTGCTGTCGGTCTACCGGGCCGGCGGGGTGACGCTGGCCAACGCCATCGGCACGGGGGTCGCCGACGACAAGGCCACCTACCTGTTCGTCCCGGAGATGATCCGCTTCTACCTGGGCGAGGAACCCATCCTGGCCAATGTGCGCACTTGGCGCCTGTCCAAGCCGGACGACCGTCGGTACGTGTTGGAACACCTGCCCGAACTGGTGGTCAAGGAGGTGCATGGCTCGGGCGGCTACGGCATGCTGGTGGGGCCGGCCGCCAGCCAGAAGGAGATCGAGGACTTCCGGACCCGCATCCTGGCCCACCCCGAGGTCTATATCGCCCAGCCGACTCTGGCGCTTTCCACCTGTCCGACCCTGGTCGAGCAAGGCATCGCGCCCCGCCACGTAGACCTGCGCCCGTACGTGCTGATGGGCGAGAGGCCGGTGCTGGTGCCGGGAGGGCTGACGCGGGTGGCGTTGCGCGAGGGCTCGCTGGTGGTCAATTCCTCGCAGGGGGGCGGGACCAAGGATACCTGGGTGCTGGAGGACGACCCATGCTGA
- a CDS encoding Hsp33 family molecular chaperone HslO gives MDSQDFALPFQLERNPVRGRLVRLGPALDRILAAHAYPPAVATLLGETVALTALLASAMKYDGVFILQAQGDGPIRMMVADIESGGAIRACARFDAQRLDKPSAAAGPVPRLLGAGTLAFTVDQGPDTQRYQGIAELDGATLADCAHHYFRRSEQLETAILLAAGDGRAGGLMLQRMPAESGIDAEQAEEDWRRAVALAGSVKPVELLDGSLAPEALLWRLFHEEDVRVFEPQAFHAACRCSRGRVAATLRSLPRDEVLGLLVEGRVTVTCEFCSRSQVFDEAELRDLFAGAG, from the coding sequence ATGGATTCACAGGACTTCGCGCTACCCTTCCAGTTGGAACGCAACCCGGTACGTGGCCGGCTGGTCCGCCTGGGGCCCGCCCTGGACCGGATTCTCGCCGCCCACGCCTATCCTCCGGCCGTCGCGACCCTGCTGGGCGAGACGGTGGCGCTGACTGCGCTATTGGCCAGCGCCATGAAGTACGATGGGGTCTTCATCCTGCAGGCCCAGGGCGACGGCCCCATCCGCATGATGGTGGCCGACATCGAAAGCGGCGGCGCCATCCGCGCCTGCGCCCGCTTCGACGCCCAACGGCTGGACAAGCCCTCGGCGGCGGCCGGTCCGGTGCCACGCTTGCTGGGCGCCGGCACCCTGGCCTTCACCGTCGACCAGGGCCCCGACACCCAGCGCTACCAGGGCATCGCCGAACTGGACGGCGCGACTCTGGCCGACTGCGCTCACCATTACTTTCGCCGCTCCGAGCAACTGGAGACCGCCATCCTGCTGGCCGCCGGGGACGGCCGCGCCGGTGGGTTGATGCTCCAGCGCATGCCCGCCGAGTCCGGAATCGACGCGGAGCAGGCCGAGGAGGACTGGCGGCGCGCCGTGGCCTTGGCCGGCAGCGTCAAGCCCGTCGAACTGCTCGACGGGAGCCTCGCCCCCGAAGCCCTGCTTTGGCGCCTGTTCCACGAGGAGGATGTCCGCGTCTTCGAGCCCCAGGCCTTCCATGCGGCTTGCCGCTGTTCACGCGGCCGGGTGGCGGCGACCTTGCGGTCTCTGCCTCGGGACGAGGTTCTGGGCCTGCTGGTCGAGGGCCGGGTAACCGTCACCTGCGAATTCTGCAGCCGCAGCCAGGTTTTCGACGAGGCGGAACTGCGGGACTTGTTCGCAGGGGCAGGGTGA
- a CDS encoding transglutaminase family protein translates to MRLAIEHLTEYRYDGAPNTSIQYVRLTPRADAVQRVLSWKVEAPGRLTPWTDGFGNAVHTVVQDADHHHLPILASGEVETFETHGVLPHVPGGLPPEAFLRATPRTQPDAGVRDLAARLAHDDLLSGLHALTSGIHALVAYDQDQTHVATTAAETLVKGAGVCQDQAHLFIACCLAWGVPARYVSGYLLVPAGDGRHLATHAWAEAFVPGLGWVSFDPSNCQSATEAYVRLAVAFDYEGAAPVRGLRQGGGAEDMRVAVRVKDMAEPERGGEAQ, encoded by the coding sequence ATGCGGCTCGCCATCGAACACCTGACGGAATACCGCTACGACGGAGCGCCGAATACCTCGATCCAGTACGTGCGCCTGACGCCGCGCGCCGACGCGGTCCAGCGGGTGCTGTCCTGGAAAGTGGAGGCGCCGGGCCGCCTGACGCCCTGGACCGACGGATTCGGGAACGCCGTCCATACCGTCGTCCAGGACGCCGACCATCACCATCTGCCCATCCTGGCCTCGGGCGAGGTGGAGACCTTCGAGACTCATGGCGTGCTGCCCCACGTCCCGGGCGGTCTGCCGCCCGAGGCCTTCCTGCGCGCCACTCCGCGCACCCAGCCCGACGCCGGGGTACGCGATCTGGCGGCCCGCTTGGCTCATGACGACCTGCTGTCCGGCCTGCACGCTCTGACCTCCGGCATCCACGCCCTGGTGGCCTATGACCAGGACCAGACCCACGTCGCGACCACGGCTGCCGAAACCCTCGTCAAGGGTGCCGGAGTCTGTCAGGACCAGGCCCACCTGTTCATCGCCTGCTGCCTGGCTTGGGGCGTGCCGGCGCGCTACGTCAGCGGCTACCTGCTGGTTCCGGCGGGCGACGGCCGGCATCTCGCCACCCACGCCTGGGCCGAAGCCTTCGTGCCCGGCCTGGGCTGGGTGAGTTTCGATCCCTCCAACTGCCAGAGCGCCACCGAGGCTTACGTGCGTCTGGCCGTGGCCTTCGACTACGAGGGCGCGGCGCCGGTGCGCGGCCTGCGGCAGGGGGGCGGAGCGGAAGACATGCGGGTGGCGGTTCGGGTAAAGGACATGGCGGAGCCGGAACGGGGAGGGGAGGCCCAATGA
- a CDS encoding alpha-E domain-containing protein yields MLSRTADHLYWLTRYLERAENLARVLDAANHLSLSGGVDAVSCWAPVLAISGGTEAYDRKYGAVNGIDVISHAVLDWSNGSGVLSCLKAARENAHAVRSVLPTELWQAINAMWLEARTLDGPALRQRGLIGFGEWVRERSQLVRGIALGTMRRGEPYHFMRLGTFLERADDIARILQVMDDRRDAEAARQLRWAGILRGFDALQPYRAAYGSDVVPSRVARLMILDAEQPRSLHFCMDIVHNHLETLCPPCEGTRLAGAIHSSLRFGRLEDLLADGLAPYCARFVADANRLCNQLHVDFLMAS; encoded by the coding sequence ATGCTGAGCCGCACCGCCGACCACCTTTATTGGCTGACCCGCTACCTGGAGCGTGCGGAGAACCTGGCCCGCGTTCTGGATGCCGCCAACCACCTGTCCCTGTCGGGCGGCGTCGACGCCGTTTCCTGTTGGGCGCCGGTGCTGGCGATTTCCGGCGGTACCGAGGCCTACGACAGGAAATACGGCGCGGTGAACGGCATCGATGTCATCTCGCACGCGGTCCTCGACTGGTCGAACGGGTCGGGCGTGCTGTCCTGCCTGAAGGCGGCGCGGGAGAACGCGCACGCCGTGCGCAGCGTCCTGCCCACCGAACTTTGGCAAGCCATCAACGCAATGTGGCTGGAAGCCCGCACCCTGGACGGCCCGGCCTTGCGCCAAAGGGGCCTGATCGGTTTCGGCGAATGGGTGCGCGAACGCTCGCAGCTGGTGCGTGGCATCGCCCTGGGCACCATGCGGCGCGGCGAGCCTTACCACTTCATGCGCCTCGGCACCTTCCTGGAACGGGCCGACGACATCGCCCGCATCCTCCAGGTCATGGACGACCGCCGCGATGCCGAAGCCGCCCGGCAACTGCGCTGGGCCGGCATCCTGCGCGGCTTCGACGCCCTTCAGCCCTATCGGGCCGCCTACGGCAGCGACGTCGTTCCGTCGCGGGTGGCCCGCCTGATGATCCTCGACGCCGAACAGCCCCGGTCCCTGCATTTCTGCATGGATATCGTCCACAACCACCTGGAAACACTCTGCCCGCCCTGCGAGGGGACCCGGCTGGCCGGGGCGATCCATTCCAGCCTGCGGTTCGGGCGGCTGGAGGACTTGTTGGCCGACGGCCTTGCTCCCTACTGCGCGCGCTTCGTCGCCGACGCCAACCGGCTATGCAACCAACTTCACGTCGACTTCCTGATGGCGTCCTAG
- a CDS encoding methyl-accepting chemotaxis protein — protein sequence MGGMRIRTLGIAFSILLAVVAAAVAGSSLMVTKQVGGIGKTWDEFDQGPGRKVFLLRNLYEAIGFGGMIHEFKDYVLRAERWSIPRVHAKFREVAVVLAAYRQAGVNPREEEALKTLGGMLESYADAIVKAERLWASEKPAGIIDLEIKVDNGPTLAALAVLMEEYEKSRASSSSAVTGTVNAVSALSSGTTVVVSLVLGGLVALMAWFSVVRLGRPLARMTECMNLLATGNNDVDICALERRDELGEMAKAVQVFKGNALRVKSMTQEQEASARRSQRKLQSEVLALTSAMEEEVQGVISVVIQEAESLQKLSDEMGRAVADVERASQGAAQASEAASGNVHAVADAAQALSAKVGQITSQVAESRQVASEASLEARKANEMVGGLAQAASKIGEVVELISDIAEQTNLLALNATIEAARAGEAGKGFAVVASEVKNLANQTARATEEIGSQIAAVQQATQAAVGAIESIGHTIERIDAATSTIAIAVDEQAHVTREIAENARQASDGTQRSSSNIADVARNTVETGRRSQNVKASSATVRSRIEQMRDSVTDIIRVSSDDRMSHRHTVNLASTVTFQAENRPCLLHDLALAGAAIIDRRLEGARRGEPMELDIPGLGRIAGTVIAVTEFSTHIDLDFSDDQVQQVEDLVQKRARKTA from the coding sequence ATGGGCGGCATGCGCATCCGGACCTTGGGCATCGCGTTTTCCATCCTGCTGGCGGTGGTGGCGGCGGCGGTCGCCGGCAGTTCCCTGATGGTGACCAAGCAGGTGGGCGGCATCGGCAAGACCTGGGACGAATTCGACCAGGGCCCGGGCCGCAAGGTCTTCCTGCTCAGGAATCTATACGAGGCCATCGGCTTCGGCGGCATGATCCACGAATTCAAGGACTACGTGCTGCGGGCGGAGCGCTGGTCGATCCCCCGGGTGCACGCCAAGTTCCGCGAGGTGGCGGTGGTGTTGGCTGCCTACCGCCAAGCCGGTGTCAATCCGCGCGAGGAGGAAGCGCTCAAGACGCTGGGCGGCATGTTGGAATCCTATGCCGACGCCATCGTCAAGGCGGAACGCCTCTGGGCTTCGGAAAAGCCCGCCGGCATCATCGACTTGGAAATCAAGGTCGACAACGGCCCGACCCTCGCCGCCCTGGCGGTGTTGATGGAGGAGTACGAAAAGTCGCGCGCTTCCTCCTCGTCGGCGGTGACCGGGACGGTGAACGCCGTTTCCGCCCTGAGCAGCGGGACCACGGTGGTGGTGTCCCTGGTGTTGGGCGGGTTGGTGGCGTTGATGGCTTGGTTCTCGGTGGTGAGGCTCGGGCGGCCGCTGGCCCGCATGACCGAGTGCATGAACCTGCTGGCCACCGGCAACAACGACGTGGATATCTGCGCCCTGGAGCGGCGGGATGAACTGGGCGAGATGGCCAAGGCGGTCCAGGTCTTCAAGGGCAACGCCCTCAGGGTCAAGAGCATGACCCAGGAACAGGAAGCTTCGGCCCGGCGCAGCCAGCGCAAACTGCAAAGCGAGGTGCTGGCCCTGACCAGCGCCATGGAGGAAGAGGTCCAGGGTGTCATCTCGGTAGTCATCCAGGAAGCCGAGAGCCTCCAGAAGCTGTCCGACGAGATGGGGCGCGCCGTGGCCGACGTGGAGCGGGCCTCCCAGGGAGCCGCCCAGGCCTCGGAAGCGGCCAGCGGCAACGTCCATGCGGTGGCGGATGCCGCCCAGGCCCTTTCGGCCAAGGTGGGCCAGATCACCAGCCAGGTCGCCGAGTCCCGCCAAGTGGCCTCGGAAGCCAGCCTGGAGGCCAGAAAGGCCAACGAGATGGTGGGCGGCCTCGCCCAGGCGGCCTCGAAGATCGGCGAGGTGGTCGAACTGATCTCGGACATTGCCGAGCAGACCAACCTGCTGGCGCTCAACGCCACCATCGAGGCGGCCCGCGCCGGCGAGGCCGGCAAGGGCTTCGCCGTGGTGGCCTCCGAGGTAAAGAACCTGGCCAACCAGACGGCCAGGGCCACTGAGGAAATCGGCAGCCAGATCGCCGCAGTCCAACAAGCGACGCAGGCCGCCGTCGGAGCCATCGAAAGCATCGGCCACACCATCGAGCGCATCGACGCCGCCACCTCGACGATTGCCATCGCCGTGGACGAGCAGGCCCACGTAACCCGCGAGATCGCGGAAAACGCCCGCCAGGCGTCCGACGGGACGCAGCGATCTTCGTCCAACATCGCGGACGTGGCCCGCAACACCGTGGAGACCGGGCGGCGGTCCCAAAACGTCAAGGCGTCGTCCGCCACCGTGCGCAGCCGCATCGAGCAAATGCGCGATTCGGTGACCGACATCATCCGGGTCAGTTCCGACGACCGCATGAGCCACCGCCATACGGTGAACCTGGCCTCGACGGTCACCTTCCAGGCGGAGAACCGGCCCTGCCTGCTGCACGACCTGGCGTTGGCCGGCGCGGCGATCATCGACCGCCGCCTGGAAGGCGCCCGCCGCGGCGAGCCGATGGAACTGGACATCCCCGGCCTGGGGCGCATCGCCGGCACGGTGATCGCGGTGACCGAATTCTCCACCCACATCGACCTGGACTTCTCCGACGATCAGGTGCAACAGGTGGAAGACTTGGTGCAAAAGCGCGCCCGCAAGACCGCCTGA
- a CDS encoding peptidoglycan-binding protein: MKLSKTVGPSYNVNAADTLEIKRALNRLGFYPIPPYGLTDLPDGAMFDGIEAVQRRLGLPPTGVMRPNGPEHRAIAASLDRQEAAGGAGGPGTVHVQAYSQSRAGHAVQVSAHERGALRSLRKQA; this comes from the coding sequence ATGAAGCTCTCGAAGACCGTCGGCCCCAGCTACAACGTGAACGCGGCCGATACCCTGGAAATCAAGCGCGCTCTCAATCGCCTCGGTTTCTATCCCATTCCGCCCTACGGCCTGACGGACCTGCCCGACGGCGCCATGTTCGACGGCATCGAGGCGGTGCAGCGCCGGCTGGGATTACCGCCCACCGGCGTCATGCGTCCCAATGGCCCGGAACATCGGGCCATAGCGGCCAGCCTGGACCGCCAGGAGGCCGCGGGCGGGGCCGGTGGCCCCGGCACCGTGCATGTCCAGGCCTACAGCCAGAGTCGGGCCGGCCATGCCGTACAGGTTTCCGCCCACGAACGGGGCGCCCTTCGATCCCTACGGAAACAAGCCTAA